Proteins encoded by one window of Flagellimonas lutaonensis:
- a CDS encoding thrombospondin type 3 repeat-containing protein → MKKLFLFLIAAVTMTFIACSDDDNGPTPIIQDADGDGIEDSVDNCPNAANADQADNDNDGIGNVCDPTPNGEVATCNDGIKNGDETDVDFGGSCAGLITVTGEITEDTTWTRDNIYLLGGKVVVGVGVTLTIEPGTIIKGKSGSGSLASALIVQRGSKINAVGTAERPIIFTSEQDNIQVGETAGTNLDQNDNGLWGGVLVLGNAPASLSGDVTEEQIEGIPASDTFGLFGGNDPADDSGDLAYISIRHGGALIGEGNEINGLTLGGVGSGTSISNIEIVGNEDDGLEIFGGTVDVSNVFVWSVADDGIDLDQAWSGTLTNGMVVQGLRSDSALELDGPEGSTTGGFTLNNITLVGNTDAAGTGSRRIADYRDGLEADINNVFVTGFSDVQLVRLNGDESATTYNNDLLNFMAWEFVLPAGVANVNAMHTLKDVTIATDFVTDSSTWASAVAEGAATVGADTSAFAWTYSNTKANLGF, encoded by the coding sequence ATGAAAAAATTATTTTTATTTCTAATCGCTGCGGTTACGATGACATTTATCGCATGCAGTGATGATGATAACGGACCGACCCCAATCATACAAGATGCTGATGGTGATGGTATCGAAGACAGCGTTGATAATTGCCCAAATGCTGCGAATGCCGACCAAGCGGACAACGATAATGATGGCATTGGCAACGTTTGCGATCCCACCCCGAATGGTGAAGTGGCTACGTGTAATGATGGCATAAAGAATGGAGATGAAACCGATGTTGATTTTGGGGGTTCTTGTGCAGGTCTAATCACAGTTACAGGTGAAATTACCGAAGACACAACTTGGACCAGGGATAATATTTATTTGCTTGGCGGCAAAGTAGTTGTAGGCGTGGGCGTCACTTTGACCATAGAACCTGGTACCATCATAAAAGGTAAATCCGGGTCGGGTTCCTTAGCTTCCGCACTTATAGTGCAAAGAGGTTCTAAAATTAATGCGGTGGGTACCGCAGAACGACCTATCATTTTCACCTCGGAGCAAGATAACATTCAAGTTGGTGAAACTGCTGGCACCAATCTTGACCAAAATGACAATGGGCTATGGGGTGGCGTTTTGGTCTTGGGAAATGCCCCGGCATCGCTTTCAGGTGACGTGACCGAAGAGCAAATTGAGGGTATTCCTGCCAGCGATACATTCGGGTTGTTTGGAGGAAATGATCCTGCAGATGACTCTGGAGACTTAGCTTATATTTCCATTCGCCATGGTGGTGCCTTGATTGGTGAGGGCAACGAAATCAATGGCCTTACTTTAGGTGGTGTCGGTTCTGGCACATCCATTTCAAACATAGAAATTGTAGGTAACGAAGATGATGGTTTGGAAATCTTTGGCGGTACAGTCGATGTAAGTAATGTGTTTGTGTGGTCGGTAGCAGATGATGGTATCGATTTAGATCAAGCTTGGTCTGGAACCTTGACCAATGGTATGGTGGTACAAGGATTGCGTTCTGACAGTGCCTTGGAGCTTGATGGTCCTGAGGGCAGCACAACGGGAGGCTTTACGTTGAACAATATTACTTTAGTGGGCAACACAGATGCTGCAGGCACGGGGTCACGACGGATAGCGGATTACCGTGACGGTCTTGAGGCCGATATCAACAATGTTTTCGTTACCGGATTCTCTGACGTGCAATTGGTACGGCTTAACGGAGACGAATCCGCCACTACTTACAACAACGATTTGTTGAATTTCATGGCATGGGAATTTGTGTTGCCGGCAGGTGTAGCGAATGTAAATGCAATGCACACTTTGAAAGACGTGACCATCGCCACGGATTTTGTAACCGACTCTTCGACTTGGGCAAGTGCCGTTGCCGAAGGTGCTGCGACCGTTGGTGCTGACACTTCAGCTTTCGCATGGACTTATTCCAATACCAAGGCAAATCTTGGCTTCTAA
- a CDS encoding TonB-dependent receptor, whose translation MLKKALLTLFTLTIAYTAIGQSGISGTLFDGEINDVLPFANVLIEGTSKGATSDFDGKYEISIEPGTYALVVSYLGYETKKITDIVVEPNEYTIVDVTLNSSANQLDEVVVTTSVTKNTEASVLQVQKASVKLLDGLSLQSIKRTGANDIASAVKSVPGVSVQGGKYVYVRGLGDRYTKTTLNGMDVPGLDPDRNTLQLDLFPTTILDNIQVVKSFTPESSADFTGGYVDIVTKDIPSKQEYNLSVGVGYNSSMHFNDNFLTSKKSSTDFLGFDNGQRDLPIGRSEVIPPPSADNPALTQFTQRLEPEMAVKKDQSFMNYNFSFSGGNQYSIGEESRLGFLASLSYRNTTDFFQDAENNFWFKNRSSSAIYELEPDRLQSGDIAINNVLISGLAGIALKTKRSKYKLNILHIQNGESRNAFFNVASLLFDEVRGVRDNIEYTERSVTNAFLGGIHTSSDASWTVEWKFSPTLSIINDKDVRFSSFEINDVGELIIRPSSFGPPTRIWRDLEEINLAGKLDFTRKHKLFNKNAKLTFGGAYTYKDRDFGIDQYFLSVLPSPAVPIDGNSDNLLIPENIWTPETDAGTYITGNFEPTNTFEAYSTLAAAHIGEEFQLSPRLKSILGLRYEKFELFYTGQNNLGDIVLNEEKIIDVSDIFPSANLIFDFNEEGNTKARASYSKTTARPSFKEASIAEIFDPLTNRVFIGNLDLEPTYINNFDLRFERYGENSQFFAISAFYKTFTDPIELVAFEQAPDNFKPQNVESARVFGAELEVRQSLGILSPAFKEVSLNANFSVIDSQVDMSETEFNSRQLAAREGERIEDTRELQGQSPFLINLGVNYRGQNNGWQGGLFYNVQGKTLEVVGIRAVPDVYTLPFHNLTMSIGKEFGKNRNSRITVRFSNILDDKIESVYQSFRANDQIYSLRDPGQTISLGYSLNF comes from the coding sequence ATGCTGAAAAAAGCCTTACTTACGCTCTTCACATTGACCATTGCATATACCGCAATCGGTCAAAGCGGTATTAGCGGAACACTCTTTGACGGGGAGATAAACGACGTGTTACCGTTTGCCAATGTTTTGATTGAAGGTACATCAAAAGGTGCTACCTCTGATTTTGACGGCAAGTATGAAATTTCAATCGAGCCGGGCACTTATGCTTTAGTGGTTTCTTACTTGGGCTACGAGACCAAGAAAATAACAGATATTGTGGTAGAGCCCAATGAATATACCATTGTGGATGTCACCCTAAATTCGTCTGCAAACCAACTGGATGAAGTAGTTGTCACAACAAGTGTTACTAAAAATACAGAGGCCTCAGTATTGCAAGTACAGAAAGCATCGGTAAAATTATTGGACGGCCTATCACTGCAAAGTATCAAAAGAACCGGTGCCAACGATATTGCCTCTGCAGTCAAATCTGTTCCTGGAGTTTCTGTTCAAGGAGGCAAATATGTTTATGTGAGGGGCCTAGGCGATAGATATACCAAAACTACCTTAAACGGCATGGATGTACCCGGATTGGACCCGGACAGAAATACGCTTCAACTGGATCTATTTCCCACGACTATTCTGGATAACATACAGGTCGTAAAATCATTCACCCCCGAATCATCAGCCGATTTTACCGGTGGTTATGTCGACATTGTCACCAAAGATATTCCCTCCAAACAGGAATATAATCTTTCTGTGGGAGTTGGCTACAACTCCTCTATGCACTTCAATGATAATTTTTTGACTTCAAAGAAAAGTAGTACCGATTTTCTGGGTTTTGATAATGGTCAACGTGACCTACCGATTGGCCGTAGTGAGGTCATACCGCCCCCATCAGCAGACAATCCGGCCTTGACCCAGTTCACACAAAGGTTAGAGCCGGAAATGGCTGTCAAAAAAGACCAAAGCTTTATGAACTACAACTTTAGTTTTTCAGGGGGGAATCAGTACAGTATTGGTGAAGAGTCTAGGCTTGGTTTCTTGGCTTCTCTAAGCTATCGTAACACAACCGATTTTTTTCAAGATGCCGAGAACAATTTTTGGTTCAAAAACAGGTCAAGCAGTGCAATATATGAGTTGGAACCAGATCGCCTACAGAGTGGTGACATAGCCATTAACAATGTTTTAATCAGTGGACTTGCCGGGATAGCACTTAAAACAAAAAGGTCAAAATATAAGTTGAACATACTGCATATTCAAAATGGCGAGTCTAGAAATGCCTTTTTCAATGTAGCGTCTTTACTATTTGATGAAGTTCGCGGTGTACGGGATAATATTGAATACACCGAGAGATCGGTCACCAATGCGTTCTTGGGCGGAATCCATACCAGTTCTGATGCTTCATGGACAGTAGAATGGAAATTTTCCCCAACTCTTTCCATTATTAATGACAAAGATGTGCGTTTTTCATCATTTGAAATAAATGATGTTGGGGAATTGATAATAAGACCTAGTAGCTTTGGCCCCCCTACGAGAATATGGCGAGATCTTGAGGAAATCAATCTAGCTGGTAAACTTGATTTCACCAGAAAACATAAATTGTTCAATAAGAACGCGAAGCTGACTTTTGGTGGTGCCTACACCTATAAGGATAGGGACTTTGGTATAGACCAATATTTTCTGTCGGTTCTGCCGTCACCCGCCGTTCCGATTGATGGTAATTCAGATAATCTGCTAATACCGGAAAACATCTGGACCCCAGAAACGGATGCGGGAACTTACATAACCGGAAATTTTGAGCCGACGAACACTTTCGAGGCGTATTCTACCCTTGCGGCTGCACATATTGGTGAAGAATTCCAGTTATCCCCACGTTTGAAAAGCATTTTAGGCCTTCGTTATGAAAAGTTCGAACTTTTTTACACAGGCCAGAACAACCTTGGGGACATCGTTTTGAACGAAGAAAAAATTATCGATGTATCTGATATTTTTCCATCAGCCAACTTGATTTTTGACTTTAATGAAGAAGGGAATACAAAAGCAAGGGCATCATATTCTAAGACCACGGCCCGCCCATCCTTTAAAGAGGCCTCGATAGCCGAGATATTCGATCCTTTGACCAACAGGGTTTTTATTGGTAACCTTGATTTAGAACCTACTTATATCAATAATTTTGATTTACGTTTTGAAAGGTACGGTGAGAACTCCCAATTTTTTGCAATAAGCGCTTTCTACAAGACTTTTACCGACCCGATAGAATTAGTGGCTTTTGAGCAAGCCCCGGATAATTTTAAGCCACAGAACGTCGAGTCGGCACGGGTTTTCGGAGCAGAATTGGAAGTAAGGCAGTCCCTTGGAATTTTGAGCCCTGCCTTTAAAGAAGTCTCCTTGAATGCGAATTTCTCCGTAATAGATTCGCAAGTCGATATGAGCGAAACCGAATTCAACTCTCGCCAATTGGCTGCCCGAGAGGGAGAAAGAATAGAAGACACAAGAGAATTACAAGGGCAATCCCCATTCTTGATAAATCTTGGCGTGAATTATCGAGGTCAAAACAATGGATGGCAAGGGGGTCTTTTCTACAATGTTCAGGGAAAGACCCTAGAAGTAGTCGGAATCAGAGCGGTTCCTGACGTATATACCTTACCTTTCCACAATTTGACGATGTCAATAGGAAAGGAGTTTGGTAAGAATAGGAATTCTAGGATAACAGTGAGATTTTCGAACATTTTAGATGATAAAATAGAGAGTGTTTATCAATCGTTCAGGGCTAACGATCAGATTTACTCATTGCGTGATCCCGGTCAGACCATTTCTTTGGGTTATAGCTTAAATTTTTAA
- a CDS encoding T9SS type A sorting domain-containing protein, translated as MKHFYLIAFFFVCSLGFSQQSQGKGDIDGLKLYPNPVTNGKIFISTTLNAPKKILIFDILGTQVLQTTILGKELNLSDLDKGVYIIRVFEKDKVATRKLIIR; from the coding sequence ATGAAGCACTTTTACCTGATTGCATTCTTCTTTGTTTGCTCCCTGGGATTTTCACAACAATCTCAAGGTAAGGGTGATATTGACGGGCTCAAACTTTATCCAAATCCTGTAACAAACGGTAAAATCTTTATCAGCACCACCCTGAATGCCCCAAAAAAAATCCTGATTTTTGATATATTGGGCACTCAAGTCTTGCAGACAACCATTTTGGGCAAAGAATTGAACCTCTCTGATCTTGACAAAGGGGTCTATATTATTCGGGTCTTCGAAAAAGACAAGGTGGCTACCCGAAAGCTTATCATCCGATAA
- a CDS encoding T9SS type A sorting domain-containing protein encodes MKKIYLILIMVIPIYAMGQDLVEVNHPKPQELKGFKMYPNPAYGDEIYITTATNGNKKIAVYDVFGELVLTEVITTNTLNISRLVPGVYVLQVTERKKTMTRKLVVK; translated from the coding sequence ATGAAGAAAATCTACTTAATCCTCATTATGGTGATTCCAATATATGCCATGGGCCAAGACCTTGTAGAGGTCAACCACCCCAAGCCACAGGAGCTAAAGGGTTTTAAAATGTACCCAAACCCTGCTTATGGCGATGAAATCTATATTACCACCGCCACCAACGGCAACAAGAAGATTGCCGTCTATGATGTGTTTGGCGAACTGGTATTGACAGAGGTGATTACCACAAATACCTTGAACATTTCACGGTTGGTTCCTGGGGTGTATGTGCTGCAGGTAACCGAACGTAAAAAGACCATGACCCGAAAACTTGTGGTCAAATAA
- a CDS encoding acyl transferase, producing MDDGIANKIFEISGEKDFEQTALELFGHQYQNNAVYKTFCDHLRKAPPNVKQLDDIPFLPIEFFKSHQVVSGKKDYALCFESSGTTGAETSKHFVADPSLYKKSFLLGFERCYGRVDELCILALLPSYLERQGSSLVFMVEELIKRTGHPDSGFYLYNHDELHQKLQKLEKTNTKSLLIGVSFALLDFAEKYPQQLKHTTVMETGGMKGRRKELIREELHRLLTTAFGVEKIHSEYGMTELLSQAYSKGNGRFEAPPWMKIMIRDTEDPLHYPIVDKTGGVNVIDLANIDSCAFIATQDLGKANDDGSFEILGRFDHSDVRGCNLMAL from the coding sequence ATGGATGATGGGATAGCAAATAAAATTTTTGAAATTTCCGGCGAAAAGGATTTTGAACAAACGGCCCTGGAACTTTTTGGGCATCAATACCAAAACAATGCCGTTTACAAGACCTTTTGCGATCATTTAAGGAAAGCGCCGCCCAATGTCAAACAATTGGATGACATACCGTTTTTGCCCATCGAGTTTTTTAAATCACATCAGGTGGTCTCGGGCAAAAAAGATTATGCCCTGTGTTTTGAAAGCAGTGGTACCACTGGTGCTGAAACCAGCAAACACTTTGTGGCCGACCCATCGCTCTATAAAAAAAGCTTTTTGTTGGGTTTCGAGCGTTGTTACGGCCGGGTCGATGAACTGTGCATCTTGGCCCTATTGCCCTCATATCTTGAACGGCAAGGCTCATCGTTGGTCTTTATGGTGGAAGAACTCATCAAAAGAACCGGGCATCCTGACAGCGGTTTTTATCTCTACAATCACGATGAACTCCATCAAAAACTTCAAAAACTAGAGAAAACCAATACCAAATCACTCTTGATCGGGGTATCGTTTGCCCTATTGGATTTTGCCGAAAAATATCCGCAGCAACTAAAACACACCACGGTTATGGAAACGGGGGGTATGAAGGGCCGACGCAAAGAGCTGATCAGGGAAGAACTGCACAGACTCTTGACAACTGCCTTTGGGGTCGAAAAAATCCACTCAGAGTACGGGATGACCGAATTGCTCTCACAGGCCTATTCAAAAGGGAACGGTAGGTTTGAAGCCCCGCCATGGATGAAAATAATGATCCGCGACACCGAAGACCCCTTGCACTACCCGATAGTGGACAAAACAGGTGGGGTAAATGTCATTGACCTGGCCAATATCGACTCATGCGCTTTTATCGCCACCCAAGACTTGGGCAAGGCAAATGATGATGGCAGTTTTGAAATATTGGGCCGCTTTGACCACTCTGATGTGAGGGGCTGTAATTTGATGGCCCTGTAA
- the tyrS gene encoding tyrosine--tRNA ligase: MTKNFVKELEWRGMLHDVMPGTEEHLLRGIQSAYVGIDPTADSLHIGHLVSVMMLRHFQLAGHRPVALVGGATGMIGDPSGKSAERNLLDEETLRHNQEAIKEQLARFLDFESDEKNAAILVNNYDWMKDFSFLDFIRDVGKHITVNYMMAKDSVKKRLSSDAKEGMSFTEFTYQLVQGYDFLHLYREYDCTLQMGGSDQWGNITTGTELIRRIDGGKGYALTCPLITKADGSKFGKTESGNIWLDADRTSPYKFYQYWLNTSDEDAEKYIKIFTLLPKEEIESLVGEHNQAPHLRILQKKLAEEVTVMVHSRQDFENAVRASEILFGKSTSDQLKQLDEKTFLEVFEGVPQAELSGDVLDEGLDMVAALAAKTGFLKSNGEAIRELKQNAISVNKEKVGQQHTITKNDLINDKFVLLQRGKKNYFVLVFK, translated from the coding sequence ATGACGAAGAATTTTGTCAAGGAATTGGAATGGAGGGGCATGCTTCATGATGTTATGCCCGGTACCGAAGAACACCTGTTGCGTGGCATACAATCAGCTTATGTGGGCATTGACCCTACGGCAGATTCGTTGCATATTGGCCATTTGGTCAGTGTGATGATGCTGCGACATTTTCAGCTGGCGGGGCACAGGCCTGTTGCACTGGTGGGAGGCGCCACCGGTATGATTGGCGATCCCTCAGGAAAATCGGCCGAGCGAAACCTGCTCGATGAAGAGACGTTGCGGCACAACCAAGAGGCCATCAAAGAACAGTTGGCCCGTTTTCTCGATTTTGAAAGCGACGAAAAGAATGCGGCGATTTTGGTGAACAATTATGATTGGATGAAGGATTTTTCTTTTCTGGACTTCATTAGAGATGTGGGCAAGCATATAACCGTCAATTATATGATGGCAAAAGACTCTGTGAAAAAAAGATTGTCATCAGACGCAAAAGAAGGCATGTCTTTTACCGAGTTTACCTACCAGCTGGTGCAAGGCTACGATTTTTTGCACCTCTATCGAGAATACGACTGTACATTACAAATGGGCGGCAGCGACCAATGGGGAAACATCACTACCGGCACAGAGCTTATTCGCAGAATTGATGGAGGCAAGGGCTATGCCCTAACCTGCCCGTTGATAACCAAAGCAGACGGATCTAAGTTCGGTAAGACAGAAAGTGGTAATATTTGGTTGGATGCCGACCGTACATCACCCTATAAATTCTATCAGTATTGGCTGAACACCTCAGATGAGGATGCCGAAAAGTACATCAAGATTTTCACCCTCTTGCCCAAAGAAGAAATAGAAAGTCTGGTGGGCGAACACAACCAAGCACCCCACTTAAGAATTCTACAGAAAAAATTGGCCGAGGAGGTTACCGTTATGGTGCATTCGCGGCAAGATTTTGAGAACGCGGTAAGGGCCAGTGAAATACTTTTTGGAAAGTCGACATCTGACCAGTTAAAGCAGCTCGACGAAAAAACCTTTCTAGAAGTTTTTGAAGGGGTGCCCCAAGCTGAGCTTTCCGGCGATGTTCTTGATGAAGGGTTGGATATGGTAGCAGCCCTTGCCGCCAAAACCGGATTTCTGAAATCGAACGGTGAAGCCATCAGGGAATTGAAGCAAAACGCCATCTCTGTAAACAAAGAGAAAGTGGGCCAGCAGCATACCATCACCAAGAACGACCTTATCAACGATAAGTTTGTTTTACTGCAGCGGGGCAAAAAGAATTACTTTGTACTGGTCTTTAAATGA